In the Methanosphaera cuniculi genome, one interval contains:
- a CDS encoding prephenate dehydrogenase: MTCNENIKISIIGGTRGLGKWIAQELKKDNFNITITSRNKDSGEKVANKLNVNYTDDNIEAVKNADITIFSVPIEYMVDTIKQVAPHAQEGSLLVDVTSVKTETAETLTKYAPSNVNILPTHPMFGPRITSLDGQVVILTPIDKRCDLWYEKVFHYLNKKGAKIVVSTPQEHDKTMSVVQGLTHFSYISIASTIQQLQISVKKSREFASPVYSLMLDMISRIVSQNPYLYYSIQKSNPKTQYARGELIKQMQYLSDLINNDEEEEFVKNMSSSARYLDEYEEALGRSDKAISILTDDFKHIKNSIGSEIGLQHQYSGNVHIGKVINVNSDNVTILDLKNNTITLKISNVTIMSDDEIYQWKVDNLPIHNYDISVILPVSCNEEVLLDMFSKIEPIISVELKDVYAGKQIKDGFMSYTFTYSVFNKSDKEVVEDYMLGIGGIIR, encoded by the coding sequence ATGACTTGTAATGAAAATATAAAAATAAGTATTATTGGAGGAACTAGAGGACTTGGAAAATGGATAGCCCAAGAACTAAAAAAAGATAACTTCAACATAACCATTACAAGTCGTAATAAAGATTCTGGAGAAAAAGTAGCAAATAAACTTAATGTAAATTATACAGATGATAACATTGAAGCTGTTAAAAACGCAGATATAACAATTTTTAGTGTACCTATTGAGTATATGGTAGATACAATAAAACAAGTAGCACCACATGCACAGGAAGGATCACTTCTTGTTGATGTAACATCAGTAAAAACAGAAACAGCAGAAACACTTACTAAATATGCACCAAGTAATGTTAATATACTACCAACACATCCTATGTTTGGTCCTAGAATCACATCACTAGATGGACAAGTTGTAATACTTACACCTATAGATAAGCGGTGTGATTTATGGTATGAAAAGGTATTTCATTATCTTAATAAAAAAGGTGCAAAGATAGTTGTAAGTACACCTCAAGAACATGATAAAACAATGAGTGTAGTACAAGGACTTACACATTTTTCATATATTAGTATAGCATCAACAATACAACAACTACAAATTAGTGTTAAAAAATCACGTGAATTTGCAAGTCCAGTATATAGTCTTATGCTTGATATGATAAGTCGTATAGTATCCCAGAATCCTTATTTATACTATTCAATACAAAAGTCAAATCCAAAAACACAATATGCTCGTGGTGAGTTAATTAAACAAATGCAATACTTATCTGATCTTATAAATAATGATGAAGAAGAAGAATTTGTTAAAAATATGAGTTCATCAGCACGTTACTTAGATGAGTATGAAGAAGCTCTTGGTCGATCTGATAAAGCAATAAGTATACTAACAGATGATTTTAAACATATAAAAAATTCTATTGGATCTGAAATTGGACTTCAACATCAATATTCTGGTAATGTTCATATAGGTAAGGTAATTAATGTTAATTCTGATAATGTTACAATATTAGATCTTAAAAATAATACCATTACACTTAAAATTTCAAATGTTACAATAATGTCTGATGATGAAATTTATCAGTGGAAAGTAGATAATCTTCCTATACATAATTATGATATATCAGTCATATTACCTGTGAGTTGTAATGAGGAAGTATTACTTGATATGTTTTCTAAAATTGAGCCAATAATAAGTGTAGAATTAAAAGATGTTTATGCTGGAAAACAGATTAAAGATGGGTTCATGAGTTATACTTTTACATATTCTGTATTTAATAAATCTGATAAAGAAGTTGTTGAGGATTATATGCTTGGTATTGGTGGAATAATCAGATAA
- a CDS encoding mRNA surveillance protein pelota — MQIKKQDKKQGLIEVIPESLDDLWHLSHIIQPGDYITTLTTRRIQDNNSGKTRSDRGVKKTFYLSIRVEKISFHKYTGMLRLTGIIESGPEDLIPLGSYHTINVQINHPIQIRKTWNKWALDRLNEAIEASKRAPEIIVAIEDNITELGIIKQYGIDYIGPIIGDISGKRNIQKNRKEKIDEYYQQITDTILKHNNLNKLIIIGPGFTKNGYYEYLTDHYPEIAKKSILESTGAGGHAGIQEVLKNGLIESLSKDAKIAKETTQVNKLLEEIGKSSQQVTYATKNTQNAANMGAIEQLLVVDNMVRNPEIQQIMNTTENMGGHVMIISSEHDAGKQLEALGSIAAFLRYPI, encoded by the coding sequence ATGCAAATAAAAAAACAAGACAAAAAACAAGGACTAATAGAAGTAATACCAGAATCACTTGATGATCTATGGCACCTATCACACATAATACAACCAGGAGACTACATAACAACACTAACAACAAGACGAATACAAGATAACAACTCAGGAAAAACAAGATCAGATCGAGGAGTTAAAAAAACATTCTATCTTTCAATACGTGTTGAAAAAATAAGCTTCCACAAATACACAGGAATGCTAAGATTAACTGGGATAATAGAATCAGGACCTGAAGATCTAATACCACTTGGATCATACCATACAATAAATGTACAAATAAATCACCCAATACAAATAAGAAAAACATGGAACAAATGGGCACTAGACCGATTAAATGAAGCAATAGAAGCATCAAAAAGAGCACCTGAAATAATAGTAGCAATAGAAGATAATATAACAGAACTTGGAATAATAAAACAATACGGAATAGACTACATAGGACCAATAATAGGAGACATATCAGGAAAAAGAAACATACAAAAAAATCGAAAAGAAAAAATCGATGAATACTACCAGCAAATAACAGACACAATACTAAAACATAACAACCTAAATAAACTAATTATAATAGGACCAGGATTTACAAAAAATGGATACTACGAATATCTAACTGATCACTACCCAGAAATAGCAAAAAAATCAATACTAGAAAGCACAGGAGCAGGAGGACATGCAGGAATACAAGAAGTACTAAAAAATGGACTAATCGAATCACTCTCAAAAGATGCAAAAATAGCAAAAGAAACAACACAAGTAAATAAACTACTTGAAGAAATAGGAAAATCATCACAACAAGTAACATATGCCACAAAAAACACACAAAATGCAGCAAATATGGGAGCAATAGAACAACTACTTGTAGTAGATAATATGGTACGAAACCCTGAAATACAACAAATCATGAATACAACCGAAAACATGGGCGGACATGTAATGATAATAAGTAGTGAACATGATGCAGGAAAACAACTAGAAGCACTAGGATCAATAGCAGCCTTCCTAAGATATCCAATATAA
- a CDS encoding glycosyltransferase — MKLLIFVTGRGIGGDAVTAYNISKTLKDENISSKVVLDPSAPGYYFKKRNIEWLKSPIPAAGGHAASKSRLMKAGLKTVKAVLDGRKLIKKEKADGVIGVIGGGAVIGCLSAKLAGVPSVGVVATPTDTKISLKLNPTLLLPESPSFTNKSLSSKYEVQHQYSPIKNDIITGNKEKILDKLPEKFNPDHKSVLFASGSTLFDDMAKAARKYAEENDDVNIFVIGAPLHDGINDILDHPNIINLGYINYIKDLYDLIDLAIITDDGLTLHETIACNLPVVVVIGVKYGRYHGLSKVFDGAVIESHIDDISENVNKALENKDEMKKATYKYSNEILNSSAHLVNFVKKHIKEDN, encoded by the coding sequence ATGAAATTATTAATTTTTGTAACAGGAAGAGGTATAGGAGGAGATGCAGTAACTGCATATAATATCTCTAAAACTTTAAAAGATGAAAATATTTCATCAAAAGTAGTTCTAGATCCAAGTGCACCTGGATATTACTTTAAAAAAAGAAATATTGAATGGTTAAAATCTCCAATACCAGCAGCAGGTGGACATGCTGCATCAAAATCTAGACTCATGAAAGCAGGATTAAAAACTGTTAAAGCAGTACTTGATGGAAGAAAATTAATTAAAAAAGAAAAAGCTGATGGAGTAATAGGAGTTATTGGAGGAGGAGCTGTTATTGGATGTTTATCAGCAAAACTTGCAGGAGTACCATCAGTTGGAGTAGTTGCAACACCAACAGATACAAAAATATCATTAAAACTTAATCCAACACTTCTACTTCCTGAATCACCATCATTTACAAATAAAAGTCTTTCATCAAAATATGAGGTACAACATCAGTATTCACCTATAAAAAATGATATTATAACAGGTAATAAAGAAAAAATCTTAGATAAGCTTCCAGAGAAATTTAATCCAGATCATAAAAGTGTATTATTTGCATCAGGTTCTACATTATTTGATGATATGGCAAAAGCAGCACGTAAGTATGCTGAAGAAAATGATGATGTTAACATATTTGTTATAGGTGCACCACTTCATGATGGAATTAATGATATTTTAGATCATCCAAATATTATTAATCTTGGATATATTAATTATATTAAAGATCTTTATGACTTAATTGATCTTGCTATTATTACAGATGATGGACTTACACTTCATGAAACAATTGCATGTAACTTACCTGTTGTTGTTGTAATTGGTGTTAAATATGGACGATATCATGGACTTTCCAAGGTATTTGATGGTGCTGTAATTGAAAGTCATATAGATGATATTTCAGAAAATGTAAATAAAGCATTAGAAAATAAAGATGAAATGAAAAAAGCAACATATAAGTATTCTAATGAGATTCTTAATTCATCAGCACATCTTGTTAATTTTGTTAAAAAACACATAAAAGAAGATAACTAA
- a CDS encoding ferredoxin: protein MYEVILEREDCTMCGNCVEVDDTKFAFDSDDRATIIGSERDDDVDELETDEPEIYEEAADVCTGECIEVYDDEGNPV from the coding sequence ATGTATGAAGTAATACTAGAAAGAGAAGATTGTACAATGTGTGGAAACTGTGTGGAAGTTGATGATACCAAATTTGCATTTGACAGTGATGATAGGGCAACAATCATTGGATCTGAACGTGATGATGATGTGGATGAATTAGAAACTGATGAACCAGAAATCTATGAAGAAGCTGCAGATGTATGTACAGGTGAATGTATAGAAGTTTATGATGATGAAGGAAACCCTGTATAG